A part of Thiohalorhabdus sp. Cl-TMA genomic DNA contains:
- a CDS encoding glycosyltransferase gives MAPSMGGGIGRNMLNLARQWVRFGVDVEVLLQDFSGTFVGQLPPEVVKVPLGTTNSITGVPALAYYLFRSKPDVLLTTSTRHTVTAVRARALIRSRTRIFVNIHNTLSRALGELSSKKAKSRLKAIKRSYPVCDGIIPVSEGVESDFREVTHIRDSCYRVIYNPVDFSHLQALSRKPDPELHAFRKPGVPLLATVARLVPQKNIPLLLEAFALLRRNRMAQLVIVGDGKNREQLEEMAEESPFAEDILFMGSRLNPFNIMAASDAVVLSSSWEGLGNVLIEAMVLGVPVVSTDCPHGPGEVLESGRWGPLVAMDDPEALAAGMISVLDDPHSPESLNEAVAHMGAEAIAREYLAAFGICEVDPEARRDVKGLEGNLEAE, from the coding sequence ATGGCCCCATCCATGGGAGGGGGTATAGGAAGGAATATGCTGAATCTGGCCCGCCAGTGGGTCCGGTTCGGCGTCGATGTGGAAGTGCTGCTTCAGGATTTCTCGGGCACGTTCGTTGGCCAGCTTCCGCCGGAGGTGGTCAAGGTTCCGCTCGGCACAACGAATTCCATTACCGGTGTTCCGGCGTTGGCTTATTACCTGTTCAGAAGCAAGCCCGATGTGCTGTTGACGACCAGCACCCGGCACACCGTAACGGCTGTTCGGGCACGGGCCTTGATCCGTAGCCGGACCCGAATCTTCGTGAATATTCATAATACCCTCAGCCGGGCCCTCGGGGAGCTGTCTTCGAAGAAGGCGAAAAGCAGGCTCAAGGCGATCAAGCGCAGTTACCCGGTGTGTGACGGAATCATTCCCGTCTCGGAGGGGGTAGAATCCGACTTCAGGGAAGTGACGCACATCCGGGATTCCTGCTACCGGGTTATATACAATCCGGTAGATTTTTCGCATCTTCAGGCGCTTTCCAGGAAGCCGGACCCCGAGCTTCATGCGTTCAGGAAGCCCGGCGTTCCCCTTCTGGCCACCGTGGCCCGCTTGGTGCCGCAGAAGAATATCCCGCTGTTGCTCGAGGCTTTCGCCCTTCTGCGCAGGAACCGGATGGCGCAGCTGGTTATCGTCGGCGATGGCAAGAATCGTGAGCAGCTCGAGGAAATGGCGGAGGAATCCCCCTTTGCGGAGGACATCCTCTTCATGGGGTCCAGGTTGAATCCGTTCAATATTATGGCGGCGAGTGACGCCGTTGTGCTCTCTTCTTCCTGGGAAGGCCTGGGCAACGTGCTGATCGAAGCCATGGTATTGGGGGTGCCGGTGGTGTCCACCGACTGTCCTCATGGGCCCGGTGAGGTTCTGGAATCCGGCCGCTGGGGCCCGCTCGTGGCCATGGATGATCCGGAAGCCCTGGCCGCGGGAATGATCTCGGTCCTTGATGACCCGCATAGTCCGGAATCGCTCAACGAGGCGGTAGCCCATATGGGTGCCGAAGCGATAGCCCGGGAATATTTGGCGGCTTTCGGGATCTGTGAAGTGGATCCCGAAGCGCGGCGGGACGTCAAAGGGCTGGAAGGGAACCTCGAAGCCGAGTGA
- the hldE gene encoding bifunctional D-glycero-beta-D-manno-heptose-7-phosphate kinase/D-glycero-beta-D-manno-heptose 1-phosphate adenylyltransferase HldE — protein MHLERFHKARLLVAGDLMLDRYWSGDTGRISPEAPVPVVRIEGEELRPGGAANVALNAAALGSRVSVLGFTGTDTEADSLEARLRDSGVTCHLVRDTGIATLVKLRIVSRHQQLIRLDFEDGFHGCDSEDLLDRFRQASADVDAVVLSDYGKGTLAEVATLIGMAREAGKPVLVDPKGREFTRYRGATAITPNRGEFEAVVGVCQTEAELGDRAEALRRDLELEAILVTRGEQGMTLVRAGKPPAHFPTRARDVFDVTGAGDTVIATLSAALASGEPWEEAVSMANLAAGVVVGRLGTAVASPADLRRARLHEDHGGQRVVAEEELYTLVEDARSHGERVVMTNGCFDLLHAGHVAYLEEAAERGDRLVVAVNDDDSVRRLKGEGRPINTLAQRMAVLAGLASVDWVVPFSEDTPARLMERVLPDCLVKGGDYRPEDIAGYEAVTGAGGEVVVLSFREGCSSSAMMEAIRKGGLDEGGHD, from the coding sequence ATGCACCTGGAAAGATTTCATAAAGCCCGTCTCCTGGTTGCTGGAGACTTGATGCTGGACCGATACTGGTCCGGGGATACCGGTCGTATATCCCCGGAGGCACCGGTACCGGTGGTCCGCATCGAGGGCGAGGAGCTTCGCCCCGGCGGGGCCGCCAACGTGGCCCTCAATGCAGCCGCCCTGGGCTCTAGGGTGTCCGTCCTGGGCTTCACCGGCACGGATACGGAGGCCGATTCCCTGGAAGCCCGGTTGCGGGACTCCGGGGTGACCTGTCACCTGGTCCGGGATACCGGCATTGCCACGCTGGTCAAGCTGCGTATCGTTAGCAGGCATCAGCAGCTCATTCGGCTGGATTTCGAGGACGGCTTCCACGGGTGTGACAGCGAAGACCTGCTGGACCGGTTCCGTCAGGCCAGCGCCGATGTCGATGCGGTAGTGCTCTCCGATTACGGCAAGGGCACGCTCGCCGAGGTCGCGACCCTGATCGGGATGGCCCGGGAGGCGGGCAAGCCCGTCCTTGTGGACCCCAAAGGACGGGAATTCACGCGGTACCGGGGCGCAACCGCCATCACCCCCAACCGTGGCGAGTTCGAGGCGGTGGTCGGGGTCTGCCAGACCGAGGCGGAATTGGGTGATCGGGCGGAAGCCCTGCGCCGGGACCTCGAGCTGGAGGCGATTCTGGTGACCCGGGGGGAGCAGGGAATGACCCTCGTCCGGGCGGGTAAACCGCCTGCCCATTTCCCGACTCGGGCCCGGGACGTTTTCGATGTCACCGGGGCCGGAGACACCGTGATCGCCACACTGAGCGCGGCGTTGGCCTCGGGGGAGCCCTGGGAGGAGGCGGTCTCCATGGCCAATCTGGCCGCCGGCGTGGTGGTGGGCCGCCTTGGTACGGCGGTGGCATCTCCGGCGGATTTGCGACGTGCCCGCTTGCACGAAGATCACGGCGGACAGCGGGTGGTTGCGGAGGAGGAGCTGTACACCCTGGTGGAGGATGCCCGCTCCCACGGCGAGCGGGTGGTGATGACCAATGGCTGTTTCGACTTGCTGCACGCCGGCCATGTGGCCTACCTGGAAGAGGCGGCTGAGCGTGGGGATAGGCTGGTGGTGGCGGTGAACGATGACGATTCGGTTCGCCGGCTGAAGGGTGAAGGGCGGCCCATCAATACGTTGGCCCAGCGCATGGCGGTACTGGCCGGATTGGCCTCGGTGGATTGGGTGGTACCGTTCAGCGAGGATACCCCTGCCCGTCTCATGGAACGGGTTCTGCCGGATTGTCTGGTGAAGGGCGGGGATTATCGCCCCGAGGATATCGCCGGGTACGAGGCCGTAACCGGGGCCGGCGGCGAGGTGGTGGTGCTTTCCTTTCGGGAGGGCTGCTCCAGCTCCGCGATGATGGAGGCCATCCGCAAGGGCGGGCTGGACGAGGGGGGCCATGACTGA
- a CDS encoding glycosyltransferase, whose translation MADDTRIAFLFATSGHSGVDRLLRNLVPAIARRGYSVDVLRVRGHGPQLDDGPNGVRVVDLGGRHAWTAFPGLVRYLRREAPSVLVSGKDRINRTAFLARKVARVPVRQIFRFGTTASTALSGRPLKERILQRWSFRHLYPLVDRVLVPSRGVAADLHEAFGVPAEKVRVVPTPVIPEEFFRQAPPRPEHPWFQPGAPPVVLGVGELSVRKDFQTLVRAFARLRRRVECRLVLVGKGRQREVLSTLAEELGVAEDVAFLGFQSNPYAFMAYSHVLALTSRWEGLGFVLIEAMALGTPVVSTDCPSGPRETLGEGRYGPLVEVGDWQGLAEALRGTLQDPLPAEQLQEAVREFEIEAATSRYLEEMGLDPFP comes from the coding sequence ATGGCGGATGATACGCGAATTGCTTTTTTGTTCGCGACTTCGGGGCATAGCGGAGTGGATAGGCTGCTGCGGAATCTCGTTCCAGCCATCGCGCGGCGGGGCTACTCCGTTGATGTCCTCCGGGTGCGGGGACACGGGCCGCAATTGGATGATGGGCCGAATGGCGTTCGGGTGGTGGATCTCGGGGGCCGTCATGCCTGGACGGCCTTCCCCGGACTGGTGCGCTATCTGCGCAGGGAAGCCCCGTCGGTCCTGGTTTCCGGAAAGGATCGCATCAACCGGACCGCGTTCCTTGCCAGAAAAGTCGCGCGAGTGCCCGTCCGTCAGATTTTCCGGTTCGGGACCACTGCCTCAACAGCGCTTTCCGGGCGCCCGCTAAAGGAGCGGATTCTGCAGCGTTGGTCCTTCCGTCATCTGTACCCCCTTGTTGACCGCGTTCTGGTGCCTTCAAGGGGGGTCGCCGCGGATTTGCATGAGGCGTTCGGCGTGCCTGCGGAAAAGGTGCGCGTGGTGCCCACGCCCGTAATTCCCGAGGAATTTTTCCGCCAAGCTCCGCCAAGACCGGAGCATCCTTGGTTTCAGCCCGGGGCCCCCCCGGTTGTTCTCGGCGTGGGGGAGCTCTCGGTCCGCAAGGATTTCCAGACTCTGGTTCGCGCTTTTGCGCGGCTACGCCGTCGGGTGGAGTGCAGATTGGTCCTCGTCGGGAAGGGGCGGCAAAGGGAGGTCTTGAGCACTCTGGCGGAGGAGCTGGGGGTGGCGGAAGATGTGGCTTTCTTGGGGTTTCAGTCGAATCCGTATGCCTTCATGGCATATTCCCACGTTCTGGCCTTGACCTCCCGTTGGGAGGGCCTGGGCTTCGTACTGATCGAGGCCATGGCCCTGGGAACGCCGGTGGTGTCCACGGACTGTCCCAGCGGTCCCAGGGAAACCCTGGGAGAGGGGCGGTACGGACCCCTTGTGGAAGTAGGGGACTGGCAAGGGCTGGCCGAGGCCCTTCGGGGTACGCTGCAAGATCCATTACCCGCTGAACAGCTGCAGGAAGCAGTTCGCGAATTCGAGATCGAGGCGGCGACCAGCCGGTATCTGGAGGAAATGGGCCTGGATCCCTTTCCCTGA
- a CDS encoding sulfotransferase domain-containing protein produces MLKKLKKQLRRSWLHHSCDTHIISFPKCGRTWLVLMISKAIEEHYGVKGSDPLRPHRYKRKLRRLPKILPHHDGGPEFLEPEELETDKSAYSKKKVIFLVRDPRDVTVSAYFQKTKRNPNFHGTLEEYVYEPRGSIESNIAFYNIWARNRQVPRDFLLLTYENMQENAHQELRRVMDFMGLSEVSNEALEMAVEFCRFENMRKMESSNSLDSKRLTPRDSSDETTYKTREGRSGGYVDYLDAPEIGHINRLIAERLDPYFSFYYGEPNTFHS; encoded by the coding sequence ATGCTCAAGAAACTAAAGAAACAATTACGCCGCTCCTGGCTCCACCACAGCTGCGATACCCATATCATTTCGTTTCCCAAATGCGGCCGAACCTGGCTCGTCCTCATGATCTCCAAGGCCATCGAGGAGCATTATGGGGTGAAGGGATCCGACCCGCTTCGGCCACACCGTTACAAGCGGAAATTACGGCGTCTTCCCAAAATTCTGCCGCATCACGACGGGGGACCGGAGTTCCTTGAGCCCGAGGAGCTGGAAACCGACAAATCCGCCTATTCAAAGAAAAAGGTGATCTTCCTCGTTCGGGATCCGCGGGACGTAACCGTTTCCGCCTATTTTCAGAAAACCAAACGCAACCCCAACTTCCATGGGACCCTCGAAGAGTACGTTTATGAACCGAGAGGCTCCATAGAAAGCAATATTGCTTTCTACAATATCTGGGCCCGTAATCGGCAGGTGCCCAGGGACTTTCTACTGCTTACCTACGAGAACATGCAGGAAAATGCCCACCAGGAGCTTCGCCGGGTCATGGATTTCATGGGGCTGAGCGAAGTCTCCAATGAAGCCCTGGAAATGGCGGTGGAATTCTGCAGGTTCGAAAACATGCGGAAAATGGAGTCCTCGAACAGCCTGGACAGCAAACGGCTTACGCCTAGGGACTCCTCCGACGAAACCACCTACAAGACACGGGAAGGCCGGTCCGGCGGTTATGTCGACTATCTAGACGCCCCGGAAATCGGCCACATCAACCGCCTGATAGCGGAGCGCCTCGATCCGTATTTCTCCTTTTATTATGGAGAGCCGAATACCTTCCACTCCTGA
- a CDS encoding sulfotransferase family 2 domain-containing protein → MIICHTHRFIFIKTRKTAGSSVEIALSRVCGEGDVVTPLSASRGEEELRRREGGYGPANHLKPVLEHRGFKEWRRLLGRRQRTSFGEHMTAPEIRKLVGQRIWSRYFKFTIERNPWDRALSRYWWQRKRWEEKGRTGFPSLSEYLIWLERNKPHWLSNWGHYTIDGEIAVDRVLFYENLSEGLAALGRELGLGDKLQLPKQRAKSGYRKDQREYDQVLSLSDQAHIERVCHREIEAFAYGFLPEESRAVSHGHPALGGE, encoded by the coding sequence ATGATCATCTGCCATACGCACCGATTCATATTCATCAAAACCCGCAAGACGGCCGGAAGCAGCGTGGAGATTGCCCTATCCCGGGTTTGCGGCGAAGGGGATGTGGTCACTCCGCTTAGTGCCAGCCGTGGCGAGGAGGAGCTGCGCCGGAGGGAGGGTGGGTACGGACCCGCTAACCACCTCAAACCGGTTCTTGAGCACCGGGGGTTCAAGGAATGGCGGCGATTACTGGGCAGGCGGCAACGGACCAGTTTCGGGGAGCATATGACGGCCCCGGAAATTCGCAAATTGGTGGGCCAACGGATCTGGTCCCGATATTTCAAGTTCACGATTGAACGGAATCCTTGGGACAGGGCCCTGTCTCGCTACTGGTGGCAGCGGAAGCGCTGGGAGGAAAAAGGTCGTACGGGCTTCCCTTCCCTGAGCGAGTACCTGATCTGGCTGGAGCGGAACAAGCCGCACTGGCTCAGCAATTGGGGGCACTACACGATCGACGGGGAGATCGCCGTGGACCGTGTTCTGTTCTATGAAAACCTGAGCGAGGGACTGGCAGCGCTGGGAAGGGAGCTTGGGCTGGGGGACAAACTGCAATTGCCGAAGCAGCGGGCAAAGAGCGGATACAGGAAGGACCAGCGAGAATATGATCAGGTTCTCAGCCTTTCCGACCAGGCACATATCGAGCGCGTATGCCACAGGGAGATCGAGGCCTTCGCATATGGGTTCCTGCCGGAGGAGTCCAGGGCGGTTTCCCACGGGCACCCCGCGCTGGGCGGCGAATAA
- a CDS encoding glycosyltransferase family 4 protein — protein MAERLQAFDVLALIRSGDRESAQEELGPEVPLREVGDGPLRQLPEDLDHSGNILFLALGANFLEGQGGRTRARLVVVEHGFRYQDKAYSISDHLCHPLLGRGFWKGVLCTYSVYLRKKRLRHAMSRVRRRFEALKDGDRVVCPSRHSQYALYLDLGSLVPGREERFRDEVGLLPPLTPFVPDGGPDRDNDRGGILLLSANRLVKNAERFLEGIARHEPSRQAANREGIDLVGADEACRRRLRRRFGNVLNLRFHPYVQSEQLQDFIRNARIMAFPTLSEGYGIPPVEAFKWGTPVLASAVTSVPEVVGGAAMLADPLQPTEMANRLLQLLADPELRNAKSEEGRKRYERLREETFSCWDRFVHEIDQPYPS, from the coding sequence TTGGCCGAACGGCTGCAAGCATTCGATGTGCTGGCCTTGATCCGGTCCGGGGATCGAGAGTCTGCGCAGGAGGAGCTCGGCCCCGAAGTGCCGCTGCGTGAGGTGGGGGATGGTCCCTTGCGGCAATTGCCGGAGGATCTCGATCATTCCGGCAACATCCTGTTCCTGGCGCTTGGCGCGAATTTTCTAGAAGGCCAGGGGGGGCGGACCCGGGCGCGGCTGGTGGTAGTGGAGCACGGGTTCCGGTATCAGGATAAGGCGTACAGCATCAGTGACCATCTCTGTCATCCCCTCCTGGGCAGAGGGTTCTGGAAGGGGGTGCTTTGCACCTATTCTGTCTATCTGCGCAAGAAACGGCTTCGGCACGCCATGTCCAGGGTTCGTCGCCGTTTCGAGGCCTTGAAGGACGGTGATCGGGTGGTTTGCCCTTCCCGGCATTCCCAGTATGCCCTGTACCTGGATCTTGGGTCGCTGGTGCCGGGGCGTGAAGAGCGTTTTCGTGACGAAGTGGGTCTGCTCCCGCCGCTGACGCCATTCGTCCCGGATGGTGGTCCCGACCGAGACAATGATCGGGGGGGCATTCTGCTGCTTTCGGCCAACCGCTTGGTCAAGAATGCCGAACGGTTCCTGGAAGGAATCGCCCGACACGAGCCGTCCCGGCAGGCCGCCAACCGAGAAGGAATTGATCTCGTGGGCGCGGACGAGGCCTGCCGTCGTCGCCTGCGGCGTCGATTTGGAAATGTCCTGAATCTCCGGTTTCACCCATACGTTCAATCCGAACAGCTGCAGGACTTCATACGCAACGCCCGCATTATGGCCTTTCCTACCCTGTCCGAAGGTTACGGCATTCCGCCCGTGGAGGCCTTCAAGTGGGGAACGCCGGTCCTTGCCTCCGCCGTTACCTCCGTCCCGGAGGTGGTCGGAGGTGCGGCCATGCTGGCCGATCCCCTCCAGCCCACGGAGATGGCCAACCGGCTTCTGCAGCTGCTGGCGGACCCCGAGCTCCGGAATGCCAAATCCGAAGAGGGCAGGAAACGTTACGAGCGCCTGAGGGAGGAAACCTTTTCCTGCTGGGACCGTTTCGTCCATGAGATCGATCAACCCTATCCCAGCTAG
- a CDS encoding O-antigen ligase family protein: MIPHWNILNERFLGWVGGIGFYWFLLTGFWGQDGHLVALGLIFLFFLYWIAPNWRLIRASSLFWLALCYSGYVALRAAAGYWADPGSLSWQLRFGWAFIGFGGLLSVFLLPWLIGSWRQKRLDRAFALVLVSLFIQVLLELLVHSNGISFSQLLNSRPGFQMGPNSFGYICGILLLGTVALGVRWLRGTKAKFPWPRTLAYGVVLMVVMGLLTAGLLLSQSRASWLATAVTLPFVILVTLWVQGEGWRNRGWITSGVLGGALLIGGGLIYSQWGLVEYRVFKESHTIRKLLSFDFSELPRGSIGNRILLWETGISAFPERPVSGWSPGGVKGLIEARTPFHYKHLHNMPLQIAVALGGVGFFLFFGMVLISSREVFKAIGTGRLPLEWGIFWLGALVFLAVEGLFDFPMHDKEVRFLLTLLGAVAMGVQLERLRQERPAHWISRGTEKVTGSKARTFGSIPLRPRWLSS, from the coding sequence TTGATACCGCACTGGAATATTTTGAATGAACGGTTCCTGGGCTGGGTGGGAGGGATCGGCTTTTACTGGTTCCTGCTCACCGGGTTCTGGGGACAAGACGGTCATCTGGTCGCGCTCGGGCTGATATTCCTCTTTTTCCTCTACTGGATTGCACCCAACTGGCGGTTGATCCGAGCCAGCTCCCTGTTCTGGCTGGCCCTTTGCTATTCAGGCTACGTGGCGCTGCGTGCCGCGGCAGGTTATTGGGCGGATCCGGGCAGCCTTTCCTGGCAGCTACGGTTTGGCTGGGCCTTCATCGGCTTTGGTGGGCTTTTATCCGTATTCCTGCTTCCGTGGCTGATCGGTTCTTGGAGACAGAAGCGGCTCGATCGGGCCTTTGCACTGGTGCTGGTGAGCCTGTTTATCCAGGTATTGCTGGAGCTTCTGGTGCACTCGAACGGGATCAGCTTCAGCCAGCTCTTGAATAGTCGGCCCGGTTTTCAAATGGGGCCCAACTCCTTCGGCTACATTTGCGGAATCCTGTTGCTGGGTACAGTCGCCCTGGGGGTCCGTTGGCTCCGGGGCACGAAAGCGAAATTTCCTTGGCCTCGGACACTGGCCTATGGCGTTGTGCTGATGGTCGTCATGGGACTACTGACCGCCGGGCTGCTCCTCTCGCAATCCCGGGCAAGCTGGCTGGCCACGGCGGTGACCTTGCCGTTTGTAATTCTCGTGACCCTCTGGGTGCAGGGGGAGGGGTGGCGCAACCGGGGCTGGATCACCTCAGGGGTTCTAGGTGGGGCTCTGCTGATTGGGGGGGGCTTGATTTATTCCCAATGGGGTTTAGTGGAATACCGGGTCTTTAAGGAAAGCCATACCATCAGGAAGCTGCTCAGCTTTGATTTTTCCGAGCTGCCCCGGGGATCCATCGGAAACCGGATCCTGTTGTGGGAAACCGGAATTTCCGCTTTCCCCGAGCGTCCGGTTTCTGGTTGGTCCCCAGGTGGGGTGAAGGGATTAATCGAGGCGCGTACACCCTTTCACTATAAACATTTACACAATATGCCCCTGCAGATCGCCGTAGCGCTTGGTGGCGTCGGTTTTTTCCTGTTTTTCGGTATGGTCCTGATCTCTTCCCGAGAGGTATTCAAGGCCATCGGAACAGGGAGATTACCCTTGGAGTGGGGCATCTTCTGGCTGGGGGCCCTGGTTTTCCTGGCGGTGGAGGGCCTATTCGATTTTCCCATGCATGACAAGGAAGTCCGCTTCCTGCTCACTCTGCTCGGGGCCGTTGCAATGGGGGTACAGCTCGAGCGTTTACGCCAGGAACGGCCCGCTCATTGGATCTCTCGCGGCACCGAAAAGGTGACCGGTTCCAAAGCGCGGACTTTTGGCTCTATTCCGTTGAGGCCGAGATGGCTAAGCTCCTGA
- a CDS encoding glycosyltransferase — protein MWRSGRVLPLVSRHLTTRRFERGRNGEPHKERKRTGVIQAQPDIVLFGNLKIGGGKGRCVANLIPVWDRLGIKVQILGYRDAQLFHPEEFPDSLGFLHLGTRERLPTLFRLWRYLRKVQPKAVLARHHADNVLIAAAGRLPGVHSRIVVEARNNYVASVRGGKGKQRKKMAQIRRFYPWADALIGASQGVARDLREAAKLWELPGYSIPNTTITPSLFEQGQEAVDHPWLQEGATPVVLSVARFAPQKDLPTLLKAVAKARQSRPLRLIMLGKGPEKEAIQQEVRRLGLEEVVAMPGHVSNPYAWMARADLLALSSAWEGSPNVLIEALALGTPVVSTDCPSGPAEILENGRYGRLVPVGDSSALAEAICRSLDHPLDFDRDEATRPYTVEHAAPRYLDVLLPGKERPA, from the coding sequence ATGTGGCGATCCGGCAGAGTTCTTCCTCTGGTGTCCCGGCACTTGACTACAAGACGGTTTGAACGGGGTAGGAACGGTGAGCCGCACAAGGAGAGGAAAAGAACGGGCGTGATACAAGCGCAACCGGACATTGTGCTCTTCGGGAACTTGAAGATCGGTGGAGGGAAGGGGCGCTGTGTCGCGAACCTGATTCCCGTCTGGGACCGGTTAGGGATCAAAGTCCAGATCTTGGGCTACCGGGATGCCCAGCTTTTCCACCCCGAAGAATTTCCGGATTCGCTAGGCTTTCTCCATCTGGGCACCAGAGAGCGTTTGCCCACACTGTTCCGGCTCTGGCGGTATCTCCGGAAAGTCCAGCCGAAGGCGGTGCTGGCCAGACATCACGCCGATAACGTGCTGATCGCGGCCGCTGGCAGGCTCCCGGGGGTGCATTCCCGCATTGTCGTCGAGGCCAGGAACAACTATGTGGCCTCCGTGCGAGGCGGGAAAGGGAAACAGCGGAAAAAGATGGCACAGATCCGCCGCTTCTACCCTTGGGCGGATGCGCTTATCGGGGCCTCGCAAGGAGTGGCCCGGGACCTGCGGGAGGCGGCAAAGCTCTGGGAGCTTCCTGGCTACTCCATTCCCAATACCACGATCACTCCGAGCCTCTTCGAGCAAGGTCAGGAAGCCGTCGACCACCCCTGGCTCCAGGAAGGTGCCACTCCGGTAGTGCTCAGTGTCGCCCGCTTTGCCCCCCAAAAGGATCTGCCTACCCTCCTGAAGGCGGTGGCCAAGGCCAGGCAGAGCAGGCCGCTTCGGCTCATCATGCTGGGCAAGGGCCCCGAGAAAGAGGCCATTCAGCAGGAAGTGCGCAGGTTGGGGCTCGAGGAGGTAGTGGCCATGCCCGGCCATGTTTCCAACCCGTATGCCTGGATGGCTCGTGCCGATCTATTGGCCCTCTCTTCGGCGTGGGAGGGCTCCCCGAATGTCTTGATCGAGGCCCTGGCGTTGGGAACGCCCGTTGTATCCACCGACTGCCCCAGCGGGCCCGCGGAAATCCTTGAAAACGGCCGCTACGGCCGTTTGGTTCCGGTGGGCGACAGTAGTGCGTTGGCAGAGGCCATATGTCGCTCCCTGGACCATCCTCTGGATTTTGATCGTGATGAGGCCACTCGACCGTATACCGTAGAGCATGCGGCGCCCCGGTACCTGGATGTGCTGCTTCCCGGGAAAGAAAGGCCGGCATGA
- a CDS encoding glycosyltransferase: MSPITHVAFLMPSAGWGGIERKNVHFANELARRGIRVDMLLSRSETPPYQDYLNESVHVRPLGARHKYSAVPKVKAYLDSEQPDVLITAKDHGAKVGIVAGRLSRAHTKIVLGIGNTLGTSETKLGRRLGVRLLYRLADRIIANSQGVADDLVESFGLPGKKVRVVFNPVVTDNLLDRCREPVDHPWLQGGRDFTTVLGCGRLSPQKDFPTLLRALAEVRMHRDCRLVVLGEGPERGNLRALAERLGITDAVDFPGFVDNSYAYMARTDLFVLSSRWEGLPNVLIEALACGAPCVATDCPSGPREILREGQYGRLVPMGDAQEMATAIGEGLDSPTPPAILREAADRFKAEAATDHLLEVLGEVAAPASPATVSSRTSADE, encoded by the coding sequence ATGAGCCCAATCACCCATGTCGCATTCCTCATGCCCTCTGCCGGCTGGGGCGGTATCGAGCGCAAGAACGTCCATTTCGCCAATGAGCTCGCCAGGCGCGGAATCCGGGTGGACATGCTTCTATCCCGTTCGGAGACCCCGCCCTACCAGGACTATCTGAACGAATCGGTCCACGTCCGTCCCCTGGGGGCCAGGCATAAGTATTCCGCCGTACCCAAGGTCAAAGCCTATCTCGACTCGGAGCAGCCGGACGTACTGATCACCGCCAAGGATCATGGGGCCAAAGTCGGCATCGTGGCGGGAAGGCTTTCCCGGGCCCATACCAAGATCGTCCTGGGAATCGGCAACACCCTGGGCACTTCGGAGACCAAGCTTGGCCGGCGCCTCGGGGTACGCCTCCTCTATCGGCTCGCCGACCGGATTATCGCGAACTCTCAAGGCGTGGCCGACGATCTCGTGGAATCCTTCGGCCTGCCCGGGAAGAAGGTCCGCGTGGTATTCAATCCGGTGGTGACGGACAATCTGCTCGATCGATGCCGGGAGCCGGTGGACCATCCCTGGCTCCAGGGCGGCCGCGACTTCACAACGGTGCTCGGATGCGGACGCCTGAGCCCTCAAAAGGACTTCCCCACCCTGCTTCGCGCCCTGGCCGAAGTCCGCATGCACCGGGATTGCCGCCTCGTGGTGCTCGGCGAGGGCCCAGAGCGGGGAAACTTGCGGGCTCTGGCCGAACGGCTGGGCATCACGGACGCGGTGGATTTCCCCGGATTCGTCGACAATTCCTACGCCTATATGGCCAGGACCGACCTGTTCGTACTTTCCTCGCGCTGGGAAGGCCTGCCGAACGTGCTGATCGAAGCCCTGGCCTGCGGCGCACCCTGCGTGGCCACGGACTGCCCCAGCGGGCCCCGGGAGATCCTCCGGGAAGGCCAATACGGCCGCCTCGTTCCCATGGGGGATGCCCAGGAAATGGCCACGGCAATCGGGGAAGGCCTGGACAGCCCTACTCCCCCCGCGATACTCCGAGAGGCCGCGGACCGCTTCAAGGCGGAGGCCGCCACCGACCATCTCCTTGAGGTCCTCGGCGAGGTAGCCGCTCCCGCCTCTCCTGCAACCGTTTCTTCCCGCACTTCTGCCGACGAATAG